Below is a window of Janthinobacterium lividum DNA.
GTGGTTTCCAGTTCGGCCGCGTGGTGCGCCAGGCGCATGTTCAGCTCGATCACCTGGCGTTCGCGCGCCTGCAGTTCGCCGTTGACCTGCACCGCCTGTTCATAGGTGGAAATGAGCAAATCGAGGATTTGCTGGCGTTCCGCATTGATGAAATGCTTCTGGTCGCCCAGGTACAGGGCGATGCCGATTTCCACGTTCTGGTTCTTGCGCAGCTTCTGGTTCATCAGCATGTGGCTGATGCGGTTGAGCAGGTAGTCTTCCGCGTAGGGCTTGCGGATGAAATTGTCGGCGCCGCACTCGATGCCGCGGATGATGTCCTTCGGATCGTTGAGCGAGGTGACGAGGATCACGGGGATGTCGCGCAGGGTCGGATCGGACTTGATAGCGCGGCACAGGTCGTAGCCATTCATTTCAGGCATGACGATATCGGACAGCACCAGGTGCGGCTTGCGCTCGCGGATGGCGGCCAGGGCCAGCTGGCCATTCGCCGCCACGCGCGCGTTATAGTGCAGCGACTGGATCAGGCGGCGCAGGCGCTCCGCCTGGGTCGGGCTGTCCTCGACGATCAGGATCTCGATTTCGTCAGGCTTGATTTGGTTGTTGGAGTCCACAGACCTCTCCTAGAATTTCAGTGTGGTGGTGCTGGGCGCCGTGAGCGCGCAATATCGACATCGTATGACTATATCGGATTTAGGTCTGCAAAAGTAACTTCCAAGTAACTATTTTGGCCACAGGGAATGCTGTGGCCGCCTGTCAGTTTTCGCCCTGGAACTGGCCTGCGCGATAGGTCAGCACGAGCGTATCGCGGTGTCCATGTTCGCCGATGGGCTGGATCGGCGTCGATTCGTGGATCACGGCTGCATCGTCGAGCAGCAGCAGCGACCATGGCTCGGTCAGGGTAAAGCGCTTGCCGTTGGGGCCGTCTGCCTCGAAGATGCGCGTCTCGCCGCCCTTGACCTGTTCGCGCCCGATCAGCAGCACGGCGACGAAATCGACGCCGTCGCGGTGCGCGCCTTCCGGCGTGGGGCGGCCGATGCCATCGGTCGTATCGATGCGGAACTGGTGCGCCTCGATGAACCAGGGCTGGCTGCCCTTGACCTGCGAGCAGACGTCGCCCAGCGCGCGGATCAGCTGCTGCCAGGCCGGCTGCGCCACGATAGCCGCTTCGACCGGTTCGAACAGGCGGTGCATGCCGCCGTGCAGGGCGTTGTATTCCACCGGTTGCCAGTGCGGACGGTGCGCCGTCTGCGTCAGGCGCTCGCCATCCTGCACGAAGCACGAGTGGCGCCGGCGGCGATAGCGGCCGCCATCCTTCAGGTAATTGTCCAGCGCCAGGGTATTCCAGCTCGGTTCCAGCGCGCGCAGCGCGGCCAGCGGGCAGCCAGCCAGCGCGGCCACGTCCTGCGGGCGCAAGACGGCATAGCCGTCATCGCGCAAGGCGTCCTTGACGTGGGACGGGTCGGTAAAGATCGGTGCGGAAGTGCTCATGGCGGTGCCGGCCGCAACGCGGCCTGTCTCAGTTTATCCAGCCTGGCATTCTACGACTTCGCAGCGTTTCCTGTGCAGTGCGATAAGAATTATTCTTGTTTACTTAAAAATTCTTTACCAGGGTCAGGCGCAGCGAGCGCGATTCCACCGGATGGAAGTGGATATCGTCGACGGGCTGCGTCTCGCCGGGCAGGCGCGAGGCATAGTAGTAATCGATGGCCGAGTCGCGCCGGTTGGCCAGGTTGTAGCCTTCCAGCTCAACGCGCAAGGTCTTCTCGATCTGGTAGGCGATGCGCCCGTTCAAGCCCACGCTGGCCGACGAACGCACGCTGTTGTCTTCAATCAGGGGACGCGGACCGAAGTAGCGCAGGCGCAAAGAACCCGACCACGGCCCTAGCGGCGTCACCGTCATGGCCAGCTGGGCCACGCCTTCGATGGCGCCGGGGATGAAGTCGCCGGCCGGGTCGCTGCCGCGCGAGCGTGCCCGCGCATATGCCAGGTCCAGGTCCAACGACAGCCAGCTGGCCGCCTTGTAGTAGCTGGAAAACTCGATGCCATAGCGGCGGCTGGGGCGGCCCGCCTCGGTGGCGCCCGCGTCGCCGATGAACAGCAGCTCGGAATCGAAGTCCAGGCGGTACAGCGACAGCGACGTTTGCAGTCCGGCGATGGCGGCGCTACGCAAGCCCAGTTCCAGTCCGCGCGAGCGTACCAGGGGCGTGACCTTGTCGGCCGTTTCGCCCGTCTTCGGGTCGACCGTGATCGTCGTGCCGCGCGCGTCGTTGCTGTGAAAGCCATTGCCGATGTTGATGTACGCTTCCGTATCGCGCCATGGCCCCGCGATCACGCTCAGGCTGGGGCTGAACAAATGGTCGCTGGCCGTGCCCGAATTTTCCGGCCGGTCGCTGCGCACGTCGAAGCGGTAGGCGTCCGCGCGCAGGCCGGCCAAGGTGCGCAGCCAGCGTGACCAGCGCGTGCTGTTTTCGCCGTACACGCCGATGCTCGATTCGACGATATGGTCTTGCCGCGTGGTCGACACGATCTGCCGCTGCCGCGTGTTGTACAGGCCATTGTGGATATTGTCGTTCTGTAGCTGCAGGCCGATGGTGGTGTCGCTGCTGCCTCTGTCCGTGTGGCGGTGCCAGGTATGGCTGGCGTCGAGGCCGGACGTCACGCGCCGGTCGGGCTGGGCGAACTGGTCGCCGTTATCTGGGTCGTCCAGCGCATACGTAAAATTCGAGAACAGGGCCAGGCGGTTGGCGATCACATACGCGCTGACCTTGGACGACACGTCGTCCCTGGTCTGGCGCCACGCGCCCGACAGGCTGTAGCGCTGCGCCTTGCCGCCGTCGCTGGCATCGATGGCGTCGAAGCGGCCCAGCGTGCCGTCCTGCACGGCGCGCAGCGGAATCTGGTCGGTGGCATTCCAGCTGGCGTCATACGCCATGGCCGTGACGTTGAAGCCATTGTTGGCATAGCCCTCGCTGTAGCGCAGCACGCCATTGAGCTTGCGGTAGCGGTCCGGCTGCGTGAACGGGCCATCGTTATGCTGCGCTTCGAGCGCGTACAGCAGGCTGCCGTCGCCCGCATCGAGCGTATCGGCCAGCAGGGCGCGGCGAAAGCCGTTTTGTCCGATGCCCACGCTGGCGATGCCCTGCGTCAGGCGGTTTGCGTAGACGACGGACGCCGCGCCGGCCGAGGAAAAATCGCCTTGTGCCGCCGAATACGGCCCCTTTTTGTAATCGAGGCGCATGGCCAGTTCGGGGATCAGGAAGTTCAGGTCCGTCCAGCCTTGTCCGTGGCCATGGCTGCGCTGGTTGACAGGCATCTCGTCGACGGTGGTACGCAAGTCCGTGCCGTGATCGAGGTTGAAGCCGCGCAGGTAGAACTGGTTGGCCTTGCCTTCGCCGCTATGCTGGCTGACGATCAGCCCCGGCACGGCTTCGAGCAATTCGCCGGGCCGGTAGCTGGTGCGCGCGTCGAGCTGCTTTTGCGTGACGCTGCCCGCGTTGGCCGAATCGGCCACGCCCAGCTGGTTCAGGCGCGAACCGTCGATCAGCACGCGCTGGAAGATGTCATCGGCGTGGGCTGCGGGTGAAAACAGGGCGGCGAGGAGGAGGGCAAGAGAGCGTGGCGTCATGGTTGTCTGGATGTGGCGGGGCTTACCGGATCGGCAGTTCCGTGTTCTGGCGGTCGAAAAACAGCGTCTGGATGGCGCCGCTGTCCTGCACGTTGAGGGTATTGCGCTGGCTGGGTAGGAAATCGGTCAGCAGCTGGTTATGGATGCGCGTGGCGGGGGCCAGGCGCGTGCGTTCGATTTCCTGGAAGATCACCACGTTGTCGGCATTGACCTTCATGCCGACCCAGTTCAGGCGCAGGCGCTTGCCGTCCGGCCCCACGAGATAAAACTGCTTTTCGACATAGCGGCGCAGCGCCGCTTCGCTGTCTTCCTGGCCCAGGTCGAACTGGCGCTGGTACAGGTTCGTCAGCAGCGCCTCGACATCGTGGCCCGTGTAGGTGTGGACCACTTCCGTGCTGCCGCTGGCCGCGTTATAGCTGATGTCGGCGATGCCCATGTGGAAATTGTGGGCGCCGGCCGTCATGCTGGCGCAGGCCAGCAGGGTGGCGGCCAGCGCGCGCCAGCGCTTCACGCCTCGTCGCCTTTGGCCGAGCCGCCGTTCTTGCCTTTCAACGGCGTATGAAAATCGCGCATCAGGTTATCCTTGGGCGACTTCTCGCTCTTGAACAGTTCCAGGCGCGATGGCGTGACTTTTCTCGGCCAGCTATTG
It encodes the following:
- a CDS encoding 2OG-Fe dioxygenase family protein produces the protein MSTSAPIFTDPSHVKDALRDDGYAVLRPQDVAALAGCPLAALRALEPSWNTLALDNYLKDGGRYRRRRHSCFVQDGERLTQTAHRPHWQPVEYNALHGGMHRLFEPVEAAIVAQPAWQQLIRALGDVCSQVKGSQPWFIEAHQFRIDTTDGIGRPTPEGAHRDGVDFVAVLLIGREQVKGGETRIFEADGPNGKRFTLTEPWSLLLLDDAAVIHESTPIQPIGEHGHRDTLVLTYRAGQFQGEN
- a CDS encoding TonB-dependent receptor, coding for MTPRSLALLLAALFSPAAHADDIFQRVLIDGSRLNQLGVADSANAGSVTQKQLDARTSYRPGELLEAVPGLIVSQHSGEGKANQFYLRGFNLDHGTDLRTTVDEMPVNQRSHGHGQGWTDLNFLIPELAMRLDYKKGPYSAAQGDFSSAGAASVVYANRLTQGIASVGIGQNGFRRALLADTLDAGDGSLLYALEAQHNDGPFTQPDRYRKLNGVLRYSEGYANNGFNVTAMAYDASWNATDQIPLRAVQDGTLGRFDAIDASDGGKAQRYSLSGAWRQTRDDVSSKVSAYVIANRLALFSNFTYALDDPDNGDQFAQPDRRVTSGLDASHTWHRHTDRGSSDTTIGLQLQNDNIHNGLYNTRQRQIVSTTRQDHIVESSIGVYGENSTRWSRWLRTLAGLRADAYRFDVRSDRPENSGTASDHLFSPSLSVIAGPWRDTEAYINIGNGFHSNDARGTTITVDPKTGETADKVTPLVRSRGLELGLRSAAIAGLQTSLSLYRLDFDSELLFIGDAGATEAGRPSRRYGIEFSSYYKAASWLSLDLDLAYARARSRGSDPAGDFIPGAIEGVAQLAMTVTPLGPWSGSLRLRYFGPRPLIEDNSVRSSASVGLNGRIAYQIEKTLRVELEGYNLANRRDSAIDYYYASRLPGETQPVDDIHFHPVESRSLRLTLVKNF
- a CDS encoding DUF6702 family protein — protein: MKRWRALAATLLACASMTAGAHNFHMGIADISYNAASGSTEVVHTYTGHDVEALLTNLYQRQFDLGQEDSEAALRRYVEKQFYLVGPDGKRLRLNWVGMKVNADNVVIFQEIERTRLAPATRIHNQLLTDFLPSQRNTLNVQDSGAIQTLFFDRQNTELPIR